In Nostoc sp. GT001, a genomic segment contains:
- a CDS encoding leucine-rich repeat protein → MARDRAYWEAEQRIEQARQEGAIELDLSNMKLTALPEAIASLNQLQQLDLSGNELMEVPEAIASLTQLQNLDLSDNQLTTLPEAIASLTQLQTLDLFYNQLTQLPEVIASLTQLQSLNLSSNQLTELPEAIAFLAQLQSLNLNNNELTTLPEAIASLTQLQQLDLRNNQLTKLPEAIASLTHLQRLSLSSNQLTKLPEEIAFLTQLQQLSLSYNKLTQLPEAIASLTQLQQLDLRNNQLTKLPEAIASLIQLQSLNLLYNQLTQLPKAIASLTQLQQLDLRNNQLTQLPEAIASLTQLQRLYLENNPINPDLAAAYKQGTESVLQYLRAKAEEQITLNEAKLILVGEGEVGKSCLLGALRGDEWVDGRPTTHGIEIKSVIVTDPNSGTEISLNGWDFGGQRVYRPTHQLFFSAPAVYLVIWKPREGPQQGFVKEWITLIKNREPDAKVLVVATHGGPGQRQPDIDKQEILAQFGKDTVIDFFHIDSKPNQDTTHCTGIAELKDTIARVAASLPEMGRSVPAKWQRVRETLQTSDKAYLPYNDVIAICAKEGIDDKQAELFLRISHILGHFIHYHYDPTLRDIVILKPDWLAKAISFVLDDETTRKRNGLVEFEHLSQLWSHPPFAGEEGYPSKLHPIFLRLMERFDLSYKVVFDPSEPSNTSLIAQLVPDTRPERLPNWEEQPEAGDRQQVQICRIVDSRGQFAVAEGLFYQLIVRLHKYSLGRANYENSIHWQRGLMLDNDYNGRALLEYVGTDVKITVRAAYPERFLSYLTEEIKWLVENFWEGLRCNVMVPCIAPCSMNAPGNGLFEVQKLIESKKKNRHEFPCPISGCGEWQNIDQLLNNAPTAQPPSQEIGIEQFRYIVKDELNVIRKDLVMYDRLDQARFQVLSQEQRTILSQVDQQFAELMQMLTDEAKDGPRLFSFKPIDPKFFDRPKWISAKFQLTLWCEHARQPLPALNPNEQKKGVYELDLPREWFTKAVPYLRILTGTLSLVLPVAGSATKFILDDTTYKAIEEQLDLGQKSIESTLKGSDMALAGKSKSDASFLEGDAIRAQGSILRELHALLKEKDPSFGGLVRVQNKRREFLWVHPQFVDEY, encoded by the coding sequence ATGGCAAGAGATAGAGCTTATTGGGAAGCAGAGCAGCGTATTGAACAGGCACGGCAAGAGGGAGCAATAGAACTTGATCTCAGCAACATGAAACTGACGGCACTGCCAGAGGCGATCGCATCCCTGAACCAGTTGCAACAGCTTGACCTCTCCGGTAACGAACTGATGGAAGTGCCAGAGGCGATCGCATCCCTGACTCAGTTGCAAAATCTTGACCTCTCCGACAACCAATTGACGACACTGCCAGAAGCGATCGCATCCCTGACTCAATTGCAAACGCTTGACCTCTTCTACAACCAATTGACCCAACTGCCAGAGGTGATCGCATCCCTGACTCAGTTGCAATCCCTTAACCTCTCCAGTAACCAACTGACTGAACTGCCAGAGGCAATCGCATTCCTGGCTCAGTTGCAATCCCTTAACCTCAACAACAACGAATTGACGACACTGCCAGAAGCGATCGCATCCCTGACTCAGTTGCAACAGCTTGACCTCCGCAATAACCAACTGACCAAACTGCCAGAAGCGATCGCATCCCTGACTCACTTGCAACGGCTTTCCCTCTCCAGTAACCAACTGACCAAACTGCCAGAGGAGATCGCATTCCTAACTCAGTTGCAACAGCTTTCTCTCTCCTACAACAAACTGACCCAACTGCCAGAAGCAATCGCATCCCTGACTCAGTTGCAACAGCTTGACCTCCGCAATAACCAACTGACCAAACTGCCAGAAGCGATCGCATCCCTGATTCAGTTGCAATCCCTTAACCTCTTATATAACCAACTGACCCAACTGCCAAAAGCGATCGCATCCCTGACTCAGTTGCAACAGCTTGACCTCCGTAACAACCAATTGACCCAACTGCCAGAAGCGATCGCATCCCTAACTCAGTTGCAACGGCTTTACCTCGAAAACAACCCTATTAACCCTGACCTTGCAGCCGCTTATAAACAAGGCACAGAAAGTGTTTTGCAATACCTGCGGGCAAAGGCAGAAGAACAGATAACTCTGAATGAAGCCAAACTGATCCTAGTTGGCGAGGGTGAGGTGGGCAAGAGTTGTCTGTTGGGTGCATTGCGGGGAGATGAATGGGTGGATGGTCGCCCCACGACTCACGGGATTGAAATTAAATCTGTAATCGTCACCGATCCCAATAGTGGCACAGAGATATCACTCAATGGTTGGGATTTTGGCGGTCAAAGGGTTTATCGACCGACGCACCAGTTGTTTTTCAGTGCGCCAGCCGTGTATCTGGTGATCTGGAAGCCACGGGAAGGGCCCCAGCAGGGCTTTGTCAAAGAGTGGATTACGCTGATCAAAAATCGAGAACCAGATGCGAAGGTGTTAGTAGTTGCAACCCACGGCGGCCCCGGACAGCGACAACCAGACATTGACAAACAAGAAATTCTCGCTCAATTCGGCAAAGATACGGTAATCGATTTCTTCCATATAGACAGCAAACCCAACCAGGATACGACGCATTGCACTGGGATTGCAGAATTAAAAGATACTATTGCTCGTGTCGCTGCATCTCTTCCCGAAATGGGGCGTTCCGTTCCAGCAAAGTGGCAACGGGTGCGGGAAACCTTACAGACAAGTGACAAAGCCTATCTCCCCTACAATGATGTCATTGCCATCTGCGCTAAAGAGGGAATCGATGATAAGCAAGCAGAACTGTTCCTTCGCATCTCCCATATATTAGGGCATTTCATCCATTACCATTACGACCCAACACTACGCGATATCGTCATCCTCAAACCCGACTGGTTGGCAAAAGCGATCAGCTTCGTGCTAGATGATGAAACGACACGCAAACGCAACGGTTTGGTGGAATTTGAGCATCTCAGTCAGTTGTGGAGCCATCCGCCATTTGCAGGCGAAGAAGGCTACCCCTCAAAGTTGCATCCAATCTTTCTGCGGCTGATGGAACGCTTTGATCTATCCTACAAAGTGGTTTTCGATCCGTCAGAACCTAGCAATACCAGCCTCATTGCTCAACTCGTTCCCGACACACGCCCGGAGCGATTACCCAATTGGGAAGAACAACCGGAAGCGGGAGACAGACAACAGGTGCAAATCTGCCGCATTGTGGATAGTCGTGGACAGTTTGCAGTTGCAGAAGGATTATTTTACCAGTTGATTGTCCGGTTGCACAAATACTCACTGGGGCGGGCTAATTACGAAAACAGCATCCACTGGCAACGGGGCTTAATGCTTGACAACGATTACAACGGTCGGGCATTGCTGGAATATGTTGGCACTGATGTAAAAATTACAGTACGGGCAGCTTATCCCGAAAGGTTTCTGTCCTATCTTACAGAAGAGATTAAATGGCTAGTCGAGAATTTCTGGGAAGGATTGCGTTGTAATGTGATGGTTCCCTGCATTGCACCTTGCAGCATGAATGCCCCTGGAAACGGACTGTTTGAGGTACAAAAACTAATTGAAAGCAAAAAGAAAAATCGCCATGAATTCCCGTGTCCCATTTCCGGGTGTGGCGAATGGCAAAACATCGATCAATTGCTGAATAATGCGCCAACTGCTCAACCCCCATCCCAAGAAATTGGCATTGAGCAGTTCCGATACATTGTGAAAGACGAGTTAAACGTCATCCGCAAAGATTTGGTTATGTACGATCGCCTAGATCAAGCACGTTTTCAGGTATTATCTCAAGAGCAACGTACCATTTTAAGCCAGGTCGATCAGCAGTTTGCAGAACTAATGCAGATGCTCACCGATGAAGCAAAAGACGGCCCGCGCCTGTTTAGCTTTAAGCCTATCGATCCGAAATTTTTCGATCGCCCCAAATGGATTAGTGCGAAGTTTCAACTCACCCTCTGGTGCGAACACGCACGTCAACCACTTCCAGCCTTAAATCCCAATGAGCAGAAAAAGGGAGTCTATGAATTAGACTTGCCGCGTGAGTGGTTCACTAAGGCAGTCCCCTATCTCAGAATTTTGACTGGAACTTTGAGCTTAGTCTTACCTGTGGCAGGTTCGGCAACTAAATTTATACTGGATGATACCACCTACAAAGCCATTGAAGAACAACTCGATTTGGGACAGAAAAGCATCGAGTCTACTTTAAAGGGAAGTGATATGGCTTTGGCTGGAAAGTCTAAGAGCGATGCCTCATTCTTGGAAGGCGATGCAATCCGCGCTCAAGGCTCGATTTTGCGAGAATTACACGCCTTATTGAAAGAAAAAGATCCTAGTTTTGGTGGTCTAGTGCGGGTGCAAAACAAACGCCGTGAATTTCTGTGGGTTCATCCTCAATTTGTAGATGAATATTAA
- a CDS encoding hydantoinase/oxoprolinase family protein: MLKFFADRGGTFTDIVAVTNNQAIIDRLSKHPERFLIVPLPNQQWIIVYKLLSENPEQYQDAAIQGIRDIMGIASNEPIPTEAIEVVKMGTTVATNALLERKGDRVVLLITKGFQDALRIGYQNRPNIFVRQIILPTMLYEQVIEIDERYDAKGNELVPINIEQVKRNLQAVYNAEIRSCAIVFMHSDRYPKHEQQIAQLAQEIGFTQISVSHQVSPLMKLVSRGDTTVVDAYLTPILRRYVNQVANQLPNVKLMFMKSDGGLVAAEQFQGKDSILSGPAGGIVGAVQTSKRAGFELVITFDMGGTSTDVAHFKGEYERQLDLEIAGARMRVPVLAINTIAAGGGSVLFFDGSSYRVGPKSAGSNPGPACYQRGGPLTVTDANVMLGKIHPQYFPSVFGIDGNLPLDKDIVIQKFTQLTQDIQAATLNDCTPEQVAAGFIAIAVENMANAIKKISLQRGYDVSQYVLCCFGGAGGQVACLIADTLGMKTIFLHPYAGVLSAYGMGLADVRAIREGGVEQALTQALIPKLQQLMEDLETQARSEINEANTQTERVQKVNLKYEGTNSSLTVNFADDVVLMRQEFEDEHKSRYGFIQLEKTLIVESASVEVIQKMDTPEEPLMIRTRPLGEAPVSVEAVRMFTANRWHDTPVYRREDLQSEDSINGPAIVVEKISTIVVEPNWQARLTEDNHLILQHL; this comes from the coding sequence ATGTTGAAGTTTTTTGCTGACCGTGGTGGTACATTCACAGATATTGTTGCTGTTACTAATAATCAAGCAATTATCGATAGACTTTCAAAACATCCCGAACGTTTTTTAATTGTCCCTCTGCCTAATCAGCAATGGATTATAGTCTACAAACTACTTTCAGAAAATCCCGAACAATATCAAGATGCAGCCATCCAAGGTATTCGAGATATCATGGGTATTGCTAGCAACGAACCCATTCCTACTGAAGCCATAGAAGTGGTAAAAATGGGGACAACAGTAGCAACAAATGCTCTGTTAGAAAGGAAAGGAGACAGAGTTGTTCTTCTGATTACTAAAGGGTTTCAAGATGCGCTGCGAATTGGCTATCAAAACCGTCCTAACATCTTTGTTCGCCAGATAATTTTACCGACGATGCTTTACGAACAGGTGATTGAGATAGATGAACGTTATGATGCTAAAGGGAATGAATTAGTACCGATAAATATTGAACAAGTCAAAAGGAACTTACAAGCAGTTTACAATGCAGAAATTCGGAGTTGTGCTATTGTTTTTATGCACAGCGATCGCTATCCTAAACACGAACAACAAATAGCCCAGCTTGCCCAAGAAATCGGCTTTACCCAAATATCTGTATCCCATCAAGTTAGTCCTTTAATGAAGTTGGTTAGCCGGGGAGATACAACAGTAGTCGATGCTTATTTAACTCCTATTCTGCGCCGCTATGTTAACCAAGTAGCGAATCAGTTACCCAACGTCAAATTAATGTTTATGAAATCTGACGGGGGTTTAGTTGCAGCTGAACAATTTCAAGGAAAAGATAGTATTTTAAGCGGCCCGGCTGGCGGTATTGTTGGCGCAGTTCAAACTAGTAAAAGGGCAGGTTTTGAGTTAGTTATTACCTTTGATATGGGAGGGACAAGTACAGATGTTGCCCACTTTAAAGGAGAGTATGAACGACAACTAGATTTGGAAATCGCTGGGGCGCGAATGCGAGTTCCTGTATTAGCAATTAATACCATTGCTGCTGGTGGTGGTTCAGTTCTCTTTTTTGATGGTTCTAGTTATCGTGTTGGCCCTAAATCTGCTGGTTCAAATCCTGGCCCGGCTTGTTATCAACGTGGCGGGCCATTAACGGTTACTGATGCCAATGTCATGTTAGGTAAAATTCACCCACAATATTTTCCTTCAGTTTTTGGCATTGATGGTAATTTACCTTTAGATAAAGATATTGTTATTCAAAAATTTACCCAATTAACCCAAGACATTCAAGCCGCTACATTAAATGATTGTACTCCCGAACAAGTAGCCGCAGGATTTATTGCGATCGCAGTGGAAAATATGGCGAATGCAATTAAAAAAATCAGTCTGCAACGCGGTTATGATGTCAGTCAATATGTGCTTTGTTGTTTTGGCGGTGCAGGTGGGCAAGTTGCTTGTTTAATTGCCGATACTTTGGGAATGAAAACAATATTTTTACATCCTTATGCGGGAGTTCTCTCTGCTTACGGAATGGGATTAGCTGATGTGCGAGCAATTAGAGAAGGAGGAGTTGAACAAGCTTTAACTCAAGCATTAATCCCTAAATTACAGCAGTTAATGGAAGATTTAGAAACTCAAGCTAGAAGTGAAATAAATGAAGCTAATACTCAAACAGAAAGAGTTCAGAAAGTCAACTTAAAATATGAAGGAACTAATTCTAGTTTAACCGTTAACTTTGCCGATGATGTGGTATTAATGCGGCAAGAATTTGAGGATGAACATAAATCCCGCTATGGTTTCATTCAATTAGAGAAAACATTAATTGTCGAATCCGCTTCAGTGGAAGTAATTCAGAAGATGGATACTCCAGAAGAACCCCTAATGATTCGTACTCGCCCTTTAGGTGAAGCGCCCGTATCTGTTGAGGCTGTAAGGATGTTTACTGCTAATAGATGGCACGATACTCCTGTATATCGAAGAGAAGATTTACAATCAGAAGATAGTATTAATGGTCCTGCGATCGTTGTCGAAAAAATTAGTACAATTGTAGTTGAGCCTAACTGGCAAGCGAGATTAACTGAGGACAATCATTTAATTCTACAGCATCTATAA
- a CDS encoding GNAT family N-acetyltransferase encodes MKIRSATPDDVLLIFSFIQKKSEFDRNIGAYSGVLQVTEDKIRKTIFGTVPFSYVLFAETSERVVGFALYGFRYSSFVGQPSIWLDDLYVDEDMRSQGAGAALMSYLAQVAKDLNCTHLAWNADVRNIRGLCFYNKLGAKITEQKGNRCFLTWTPQILIV; translated from the coding sequence ATGAAGATTCGCTCTGCTACACCTGATGACGTATTACTAATTTTTTCCTTTATCCAAAAAAAGTCTGAGTTTGATAGAAACATTGGTGCTTATTCTGGTGTACTTCAAGTTACTGAAGATAAAATACGTAAAACAATTTTTGGAACAGTACCTTTCTCTTACGTTTTATTTGCAGAAACCTCAGAGCGTGTGGTTGGGTTCGCTTTATATGGATTTAGATACTCCTCTTTTGTAGGACAACCAAGTATCTGGCTTGATGATTTATATGTGGATGAAGATATGAGAAGTCAGGGAGCAGGAGCCGCGTTAATGAGTTATTTAGCTCAAGTTGCAAAGGATCTTAACTGCACTCATCTTGCTTGGAATGCTGATGTTCGCAACATCCGCGGACTTTGTTTTTATAATAAGCTAGGTGCAAAAATTACGGAGCAAAAAGGTAATCGCTGTTTTTTAACATGGACACCACAAATACTTATTGTATAA
- a CDS encoding hydantoinase B/oxoprolinase family protein translates to MYTAMQPDPVRLEIFKNLYQFIAEQMGIVLQNTATSVNIKERLDFSCAIFDSSGLLVANAPHIPVHLGSMSESVRSLINDKGETLKSGNVYLSNNPYNGGTHLPDVTAITPVFLESSENTLFPTPLFFVASRGHQADIGGITPGSMPPHSTTVEEEGILFDNFLLVEEGNFRESAVKQHLSNHTYPARNPDQNLSDLKAQIAANERGVQELRKMVSQYSLDTVQAYMKFVQANAEESVRRAIAVLKDGSFTYKMDDDAQIQVKVTIHPENRSATIDFTGTSLQLNSNFNAPKAVTQAAVLYVFRTLVDDNIPLNAGCLNPLEIIIPVGCMLNPTYPAAVVAGNVETSQTIVDALYGALGVMAASQGTMNNFTFGNQQYQYYETICGGSGAGINFDGTDGVHSHMTNSRLTDPEVLETRYPVLLESFSLRPDSGGKGKYSGGNGVVRRIRFLEPMTANILSGHRLVPPFGLNGGEAGKVGRNWIQRQNGIEENLDSTATVEMKTGDIFVIETPGGGGFGKFS, encoded by the coding sequence ATGTACACAGCAATGCAACCAGATCCCGTCCGTTTAGAAATATTCAAAAATCTCTATCAATTTATCGCCGAACAAATGGGTATTGTGTTACAAAACACAGCCACATCCGTGAATATCAAAGAGAGACTGGATTTCTCCTGTGCTATTTTTGACTCTTCTGGGTTATTAGTAGCAAATGCCCCCCATATTCCTGTACATTTAGGCTCAATGAGTGAAAGTGTTCGCAGTTTAATTAATGATAAAGGCGAGACTCTAAAATCAGGAAATGTCTATCTATCTAATAACCCCTATAATGGCGGAACCCACCTTCCTGATGTAACTGCAATTACTCCTGTATTTTTGGAAAGTAGTGAAAATACTCTATTCCCTACCCCCCTATTTTTTGTTGCTTCTCGCGGACACCAAGCAGATATTGGTGGAATTACTCCCGGTTCTATGCCTCCACACAGTACCACAGTAGAAGAGGAAGGAATTCTCTTTGATAATTTTCTCTTAGTTGAAGAGGGAAATTTTCGAGAATCAGCAGTCAAACAGCATCTCTCAAATCATACTTATCCGGCTCGGAACCCTGACCAAAATCTATCTGATTTAAAAGCACAAATTGCCGCCAATGAACGAGGAGTTCAAGAACTGCGGAAAATGGTTTCACAATACAGCCTTGATACTGTTCAAGCTTATATGAAATTTGTGCAAGCTAATGCTGAGGAGTCGGTTAGACGTGCGATCGCAGTTCTCAAGGATGGCTCGTTTACTTATAAAATGGACGATGATGCACAAATTCAAGTTAAAGTAACGATTCACCCAGAAAACCGCAGTGCTACCATCGATTTTACAGGAACTTCTCTACAACTAAATAGTAATTTCAATGCTCCCAAAGCTGTAACTCAAGCAGCAGTCTTATATGTATTTCGTACTTTAGTTGATGATAATATTCCTCTCAATGCCGGGTGTCTTAATCCTTTAGAAATTATTATCCCGGTTGGCTGTATGCTCAACCCAACCTATCCAGCCGCAGTAGTAGCGGGTAATGTCGAAACTTCTCAAACCATTGTCGATGCTTTATATGGTGCTTTGGGTGTTATGGCTGCTTCTCAAGGAACTATGAATAATTTTACTTTTGGTAATCAGCAATATCAATATTATGAAACTATCTGCGGCGGCTCTGGTGCAGGAATTAATTTTGATGGCACTGATGGCGTTCATTCTCACATGACTAACTCTCGTTTGACCGATCCAGAAGTTTTAGAAACCCGTTATCCTGTACTATTAGAAAGCTTTAGTCTTCGCCCTGACAGCGGTGGCAAAGGAAAATATTCGGGTGGTAATGGAGTTGTCCGCCGCATTCGATTTCTAGAACCGATGACAGCTAATATTCTCTCTGGTCATCGGCTTGTTCCTCCCTTTGGATTAAATGGCGGGGAAGCAGGAAAAGTCGGAAGAAACTGGATACAACGTCAGAATGGAATTGAAGAAAATTTAGACAGTACAGCAACAGTAGAGATGAAAACGGGAGATATTTTTGTAATAGAAACTCCTGGCGGCGGAGGCTTTGGTAAATTCTCTTAA
- a CDS encoding alpha/beta hydrolase, which yields MPKVQINGIDLFYDIKGTGEPLLLIAGFLCDHAYWSLIMPSLVSQYQVIRLDNRGMGRSSAPENPYSLKQMASDVAALLDRIGIDRVHLAGHSMGSQIAQELVLAHPEKVKSLMLLSSLAKGDALFNSIIETWGELPSNVDLKLYEKVILPWIFTDAFYSIPDMIEGLIEFAIRYPFPPATHSLYHHSQAILSSDTINRLQQIHCPTLVMVGKQDILTPLKFSQQLAQGIPNAELVVIERGGHGFLIESPDAVVAAMLNFLGKLKPAYSNF from the coding sequence ATGCCCAAGGTTCAGATTAACGGGATTGATTTGTTCTACGACATTAAGGGAACGGGTGAGCCTTTACTATTAATAGCTGGCTTTCTTTGCGATCATGCTTATTGGTCGCTGATTATGCCATCGCTGGTTTCGCAGTATCAAGTCATTCGCTTGGATAACCGAGGTATGGGGAGAAGTTCTGCTCCCGAAAACCCCTATAGTCTGAAGCAGATGGCTAGTGACGTTGCAGCATTGCTCGATCGCATCGGAATCGATAGGGTGCATCTAGCAGGTCATTCAATGGGTAGTCAGATAGCCCAAGAGTTAGTGTTAGCACACCCTGAAAAGGTAAAAAGTCTGATGCTACTCTCATCTTTAGCAAAAGGTGATGCATTATTCAACAGCATCATTGAGACTTGGGGCGAACTTCCTAGTAATGTAGACCTAAAACTTTATGAAAAAGTCATATTGCCCTGGATATTTACAGATGCGTTCTACTCAATTCCTGACATGATTGAAGGTCTGATTGAATTTGCGATCAGATATCCTTTCCCACCTGCAACTCATTCACTCTATCATCACAGCCAAGCCATCCTTAGTAGTGACACAATAAACCGCCTCCAACAAATTCATTGTCCTACCTTAGTTATGGTTGGTAAACAAGATATTCTCACTCCGCTAAAGTTTTCTCAACAACTTGCTCAAGGTATTCCCAATGCCGAACTTGTAGTCATCGAACGTGGTGGTCACGGCTTCTTGATTGAGTCGCCGGATGCTGTGGTTGCAGCCATGCTCAATTTTCTGGGGAAGTTGAAGCCAGCTTATAGCAATTTTTGA
- a CDS encoding carboxymuconolactone decarboxylase family protein yields the protein MTKLIEYEDASDEVRAVYDDIRVTRQNDYINNFWKAIANHPPTLQRTWQALKEVMVSPGEIDPLMRELIYIAVSATNGCEYCIASHTAAARAKGMNDTMFGELMAIAATANMTNRLANGYQIPVDEKFKT from the coding sequence ATGACTAAGCTGATTGAATACGAAGATGCCAGCGACGAAGTACGTGCAGTGTATGACGACATCCGCGTTACACGTCAAAATGACTACATCAATAACTTTTGGAAAGCCATAGCCAACCATCCTCCCACTCTGCAACGAACGTGGCAAGCGTTAAAAGAAGTGATGGTTAGCCCTGGTGAGATCGATCCACTGATGCGCGAACTGATTTATATTGCTGTGAGTGCAACGAATGGCTGTGAGTATTGCATCGCCTCGCACACAGCGGCAGCGCGTGCCAAGGGTATGAATGATACTATGTTCGGGGAACTAATGGCGATCGCAGCTACTGCCAATATGACCAATCGCCTGGCCAATGGCTATCAGATTCCGGTGGACGAGAAATTCAAGACGTAG
- a CDS encoding (2Fe-2S) ferredoxin domain-containing protein, whose protein sequence is MKKFLQRIKALFKRILKRSASNSQQPSPLRNTRLETSIPTVSPRWESALVLVCSQCANEQLGSTASEALENWLKSRLKFEGLWGDFRVVSTSCLGVCPRMGITVVIVSNRSHGNSPCLIVNPRSDRELLYSYIKQNKD, encoded by the coding sequence ATGAAAAAATTCCTACAGCGTATTAAAGCATTATTCAAACGTATCCTCAAGAGGTCTGCATCCAATTCTCAGCAACCATCGCCTCTAAGAAATACTCGATTAGAAACTTCTATTCCAACCGTTTCTCCCCGATGGGAGTCTGCTTTGGTGCTTGTGTGTTCGCAATGTGCAAACGAGCAGTTAGGCTCAACCGCTTCCGAAGCCTTAGAGAATTGGTTGAAATCTCGTTTAAAGTTTGAGGGATTATGGGGTGATTTTCGAGTAGTTAGCACCAGTTGTTTAGGAGTTTGTCCCCGCATGGGCATTACTGTAGTTATTGTAAGTAATCGAAGTCACGGGAATAGTCCATGCTTAATTGTAAATCCTCGGAGCGATCGCGAACTTCTCTATTCATATATCAAGCAGAATAAAGACTGA
- a CDS encoding nuclear transport factor 2 family protein, producing the protein MEKRRENGGIVSKAISFLLNRITLIVLAVTLVLFVGGKFELASAAQPNAELEIQKLTSCYALGTDAIGRGNLQEGKNIYRDCFTQDSVLTAIFPDGATQTNYGTDSWADFVYSVFQGNGYTATQHLMGTINISVQNNQATMTSYLHATHKRSETSIDVANGTYEDQVVNRNGRWKIRNRTLKLIDFLNLSSPTTASSSTNARSANSSATFVRPNIPRLKE; encoded by the coding sequence GTGGAAAAAAGAAGAGAAAATGGGGGAATAGTTTCAAAGGCTATTTCGTTCCTGTTAAATCGTATAACCTTGATTGTGCTTGCAGTCACTCTTGTGTTGTTTGTTGGAGGTAAGTTTGAACTAGCAAGTGCGGCTCAACCTAACGCAGAACTAGAAATTCAAAAATTAACATCCTGTTACGCTCTGGGAACTGACGCTATTGGTAGAGGAAATCTCCAAGAAGGAAAAAATATTTATCGGGATTGTTTTACTCAAGATTCAGTCCTCACCGCCATTTTTCCTGATGGGGCAACTCAAACAAATTATGGGACAGATTCTTGGGCAGATTTTGTCTATTCAGTATTTCAAGGAAATGGTTATACAGCTACTCAACACTTGATGGGTACAATAAACATTTCAGTTCAAAATAATCAAGCAACGATGACTTCTTACCTCCATGCGACTCACAAACGCTCGGAAACCAGCATTGATGTTGCTAATGGCACTTATGAAGATCAAGTCGTCAATAGAAATGGACGCTGGAAAATTCGTAATCGTACCCTTAAACTCATCGATTTCTTGAATCTCAGTTCGCCAACTACTGCTTCTTCAAGCACTAATGCCCGAAGTGCTAACTCCTCAGCTACCTTTGTCAGACCAAATATACCTCGTTTAAAAGAATAA